A window from Agelaius phoeniceus isolate bAgePho1 chromosome 13, bAgePho1.hap1, whole genome shotgun sequence encodes these proteins:
- the CLN6 gene encoding ceroid-lipofuscinosis neuronal protein 6 → MQGSARRRPFPAAAPGSPPPAGPLYPGRHGAGKAEDTFKTSPFHLDLWFYFTLQNWVLDFGRPIAMIILPLEWFPLNKPSAGDYFHMAYNVITPFLLLKLIERSPKTLPRSMVYVSIITFVMGASIHLVGDSVNHRLIFSGYQHHLSVRENPIIRNLKPETLIDSFELLYYYDEYLGHSMWYIPFFLILFIYFTGCFTPAAEQSRMPLAALLLVGPSSLYYWYLVTEGQIFILYIFTFFAMMALVMHQRRKGLVLDSNGLFLFLSFIITLLLIAAWVGWLWNDKILRKKYPGVIYIPEPWAFYTLHMNNLHAAKGSF, encoded by the exons atGCAGGGCTCGGCGCGGCGCCGGCCCTTCCCGGCCGCGGCCCCGGGCTCGCCCCCGCCCGCCGGGCCGCTCTACCCGGGCAG gcatggggcagggaaggctgaggacaCCTTCAAGACGTCCCCGTTCCACCTGGACCTGTGGTTCTACTTCACCCTGCAGAACTGGGTGCTGGATTTCGGGCGCCCCATCGCCATG ATCATCCTCCCTCTGGAATGGTTTCCTCTGAACAAACCCAGCGCTGGAGATTATTTCCACATGGCTTACAACGTTATCAcccccttcctgctgctgaag ctcatCGAGAGGTCCCCCAAGACCCTGCCCAGGTCCATGGTCTACGTCAGCATCATCACCTTCGTGATGGGCGCCAGCATCCACCTGGTGGGAGACTCGGTGAACCACCGGCTGATCTTCAGCGGGTACCAGCACCACCTGTCTGTCAGGGAGAACCCCATCATCAGGAACCTCAAACCTGAGACCCTG ATCGACTCCTTCGAGCTGCTCTACTACTACGACGAGTACTTGGGGCACTCCATGTG GTACATCCCGTTTTTCCTGATCCTGTTCATTTATTTCACCGGCTGCTTCACACCCGCGGCGGAGCAGAGCCGGAtgcccctggctgccctgctcctggtgggGCCCAGCAGCCTCTACTACTG GTACCTGGTGACCGAGGGCCAGATCTTCATCCTCTACATCTTCACCTTCTTCGCCATGATGGCCCTGGTGATGCACCAGCGGCGCAAGGGGCTGGTGCTGGACAGCAACGggctcttcctcttcctctccttcatCATCACCCTGCTCCTCATCGCAGCCTGGGTGGGCTGGCTCTGGAATGACAAAATCCTCCGGAAAAAGTACCCGGGGGTGATTTACATCCCCGAGCCCTGGGCCTTCTACACCCTGCACATGAACAACCTGCACGCAGCCAAGGGCAGTTTCTAA
- the CALML4 gene encoding calmodulin-like protein 4 isoform X1 codes for MAAGIYYSLRPPGRTLAPNKAQKWQQPPPLPPGPQIPGIVPKTMAKFLSQDQINEFKECFSLYDKKQKGKIKASDLLAVMRCLGASPTPGEVQRHLQLHRIDRNAELDFSTFLNIMYRQMKQEEPEEEILRALAMIDRQKRGVIAVPELRAKLTRLGEKLSEEEVDDLLKEAKVGPNGTIKYEEFVRLICLPSVDY; via the exons ATGGCAGCGGGTATTTATTACAGCCTCCGCCCGCCCGGCCGGACTTTGGCCCCGAATAAAGCACAAAAGTGGCAGCAGCCGCCTCCGCTCCCGccgggaccccaaatcccagggatTGTCCCCAAAACCATG GCAAAGTTTCTGTCCCAGGATCAAATTAATG AGTTCAAGGAATGTTTTTCCCTGTACGACAAGAAACAAAAAGGGAAGATCAAAGCCTCGGACCTGCTGGCAGTGATGAGGTGCCTGGGAGCCAGCCCCACGCCGGGAGAGGTGCAGAGacacctgcagctgcacaggaTTG ACAGGAACGCGGAGCTGGACTTCTCCACCTTCCTGAACATCATGTACAGGCAGATGAAGCAGGAGGAGCCCGAGGAGGAGATCCTGAGGGCCCTGGCCATGATTGACCGGCAGAAGAGAGGAGTGATCGCCGTGCCCGAGCTGCGCGCCAAGCTCACCCGGCTGGGGGAGAAGCTCTCCGAGGAGGAAG TGGATGACCTGCTCAAAGAAGCCAAAGTTGGGCCAAATGGAACCATCAAATACGAGGAATTTGTGCGCCTCATTTGCCTTCCCTCGGTCGACTACTGA
- the CALML4 gene encoding calmodulin-like protein 4 isoform X2, translated as MRCLGASPTPGEVQRHLQLHRIDRNAELDFSTFLNIMYRQMKQEEPEEEILRALAMIDRQKRGVIAVPELRAKLTRLGEKLSEEEVDDLLKEAKVGPNGTIKYEEFVRLICLPSVDY; from the exons ATGAGGTGCCTGGGAGCCAGCCCCACGCCGGGAGAGGTGCAGAGacacctgcagctgcacaggaTTG ACAGGAACGCGGAGCTGGACTTCTCCACCTTCCTGAACATCATGTACAGGCAGATGAAGCAGGAGGAGCCCGAGGAGGAGATCCTGAGGGCCCTGGCCATGATTGACCGGCAGAAGAGAGGAGTGATCGCCGTGCCCGAGCTGCGCGCCAAGCTCACCCGGCTGGGGGAGAAGCTCTCCGAGGAGGAAG TGGATGACCTGCTCAAAGAAGCCAAAGTTGGGCCAAATGGAACCATCAAATACGAGGAATTTGTGCGCCTCATTTGCCTTCCCTCGGTCGACTACTGA
- the FEM1B gene encoding protein fem-1 homolog B: MEGLAGYVYKAASEGRVLTLAALLLNRSESDIKYLLGYVSQHGGQRSTPLIIAARNGHAKVVRLLLEHYRVHTQQTGTVRFDGFVIDGATALWCAAGAGHFEVVKLLVSHGANVNHTTVTNSTPLRAACFDGRLDIVKYLVENNANISIANKYDNTCLMIAAYKGHTDVVRYLLEQHADPNAKAHCGATALHFAAEAGHLEIVRELVKWKAAMMVNGHGMTPLKVAAESCKADVVELLLAHADCDRRSRIEALELLGASFANDRENYDILKTYHYLYLAMLERYRDSENVIEKEVLPQIEAYGNRSECRTPQELESIRQDRDALHMEGLIVRERILGSDNIDVSHPIIYRGAVYADNMEFEQCIKLWLHALHLRQKGNRNTHKDLLRFAQVFSQMIHLNEPVKAKDIESVLRCSVLEIEQGMARIKTTPDADIHTAMDNYECNIFTFLYLVCISTKTQCSEDDQSRINKQIYNLIHLDPRTRDGSSLLHHAVNSGTPVDDFHTNDVCSFPNALVTKLLLDCGADVNAVDNEGNSPLHIIVQYHRPISDFLTLHSIIISLVEAGAHTDMTNKQKKTPLDKSTTGVSEILLKTQMKLSLKCLAARAVRIYNISYQNQIPRTLEEFVQFH, encoded by the exons atggaggggctggcGGGGTACGTGTACAAGGCGGCCAGCGAGGGCCGCGTGCTCACCTTGGCCGCGCTGCTGCTGAACCGCTCCGAGAGCGACATCAAGTACCTGCTGGGCTACGTGAGCCAGCACGGCGGGCAGCGCTCCACGCCGCTCATCATCGCCGCCCGCAACGGGCACGCCAAGGTGGTGCGGCTGCTGCTCGAGCATTACCGCGTCCACACGCAGCAGACCGGCACCGTCCGCTTCGACGG CTTCGTCATCGACGGGGCCACCGCGCTGTGGTGCGCGGCCGGCGCCGGCCACTTCGAGGTGGTCAAGCTGCTGGTGAGCCACGGCGCCAACGTCAACCACACCACGGTGACCAACTCGACGCCGCTGCGGGCGGCCTGCTTCGATGGCCGGCTGGACATCGTCAAGTACCTGGTGGAGAACAACGCCAACATCAGCATCGCCAACAAGTACGACAACACCTGCCTGATGATCGCGGCCTACAAGGGCCACACGGACGTGGTGCGCTACCTCCTGGAGCAGCACGCCGACCCCAACGCCAAGGCCCACTGCGGGGCCACCGCCCTGCACTTCGCCGCCGAGGCCGGGCACCTGGAGATCGTCAGGGAGCTGGTCAAGTGGAAGGCGGCCATGATGGTCAACGGGCACGGCATGACGCCGCTCAAGGTGGCCGCCGAGAGCTGCAAGGCCGACgtggtggagctgctgctggcccacgcCGACTGCgacaggaggagcaggatcgaagccctggagctgctgggggccTCGTTTGCCAACGACAGGGAGAACTACGACATTTTGAAGACTTACCACTATTTATATTTAGCCATGCTGGAGAGGTACCGCGACAGCGAGAACGTCATCGAGAAGGAGGTGCTTCCCCAGATCGAGGCTTACGGAAACAGGTCGGAATGCAGGACCCCTCAGGAATTAGAGTCCATTAGGCAGGACAGAGATGCCCTTCACATGGAAGGCCTCATAGTGCGGGAGAGAATCCTGGGCTCGGACAATATCGACGTCTCCCACCCCATCATTTACCGGGGCGCGGTCTACGCGGACAACATGGAGTTCGAGCAGTGCATCAAGCTGTGGCTCCACGCCCTGCACCTGCGGCAGAAGGGCAACAGGAACACCCACAAGGACCTGCTGAGGTTCGCTCAGGTCTTCTCCCAGATGATCCACCTGAACGAGCCCGTGAAAGCCAAGGACATCGAGAGCGTCCTGCGCTGCAGCGTGCTGGAGATCGAGCAGGGCATGGCGCGCATCAAAACCACGCCGGACGCCGACATCCACACGGCCATGGACAACTACGAGTGCAACATCTTCACCTTCCTCTACCTGGTGTGCATCTCCACCAAGACGCAGTGCAGCGAGGACGACCAGTCCCGCATCAACAAGCAGATCTACAACCTGATCCACCTGGACCCGCGCACGCGCGACGGCTCCAGCCTGCTGCACCACGCCGTCAACTCGGGCACGCCCGTGGACGACTTCCACACCAACGACGTGTGCAGCTTCCCCAACGCCCTGGTCACCAAGCTCCTGCTGGACTGTGGTGCCGACGTCAACGCCGTGGACAACGAGGGGAACAGCCCTCTGCACATCATCGTGCAGTACCACCGGCCCATCAGCGACTTCTTGACGTTGCACTCCATCATCATCAGCCTGGTGGAGGCCGGCGCCCACACGGACATGACCAAcaagcagaagaaaaccccTCTGGATAAAAGTACCACCGGGGTGTCCGAAATCCTCCTTAAAACTCAAATGAAGCTGAGTCTCAAGTGCCTGGCTGCCCGCGCCGTGCGGATCTACAACATCAGCTACCAAAACCAGATCCCCAGAACTCTGGAGGAGTTTGTCCAGTTCCACTAG